Within Takifugu flavidus isolate HTHZ2018 chromosome 12, ASM371156v2, whole genome shotgun sequence, the genomic segment acagacatttaaatgtgaatCATAATTTGTGATGTATTTGTCAAGTTagttaccgtattggcccgaatataagacgaccctgattataagacgacccccactttttcagtcttatttcaacgcaaaaaacaccgtcttgtattcgggccaatacggtaataAGACCACTTAGTAAAGACAAACTCACCCAAATATTCCACTCGGGATAAGGAGGACAATGGCAGCAAACAGGAAAGAGAACCCTTTCATGAAGCTCAGGGTGGCTGGGTAGAGGTTGTTGAAGATGGATagagaaaccagaaccaaaaGACTCTCCAAAAAGCCAATAACAGAAAACATAACACCTAGAAAATGAGTAAGAGTCTGTTTACACAGAGTGTAGATAATCAGACCAAATTTTCATTACACCCTTTGGTTCAATTACATGGGAACATCAACaataaatactttttattcAAACCATTTACTGCATTGCTCTTTTGGAATTCCAGTGCATGTGACTCACCTTGCTCTGATGGACTAACCATCTTGGACATCTTTGACTTGAGCACAGCTATAGGGACTATGTACATAAGTGACACAACATAACCTGAAGACACATAAATGATACACAGTAATATTGGTGAAGCAGGCAATAGGCATTCCACTAAATGTACTTGAatgcaataaaaacatataaaataatataaaataatatttatcactctttcattttttccagTTTAGACAAAGTTTGCTTAACTGTTGTCTTATAGTTATCATATATcccaacatactgtatataagaCATCAGGAGTTAAATATCCACATTCTCTTACCTGTGAACATAAGAGCTGTGGTATTTGCCACGGAGAAGACCACCTGGCCTAAAATGGTGGATATCAAACCCATGACAGCGATCGAGGATTCTGAGATACAACTCTGCATAACCTTCAACGCCAGGAGACTGACAAGGTATGCAATGTTCTGGACTGCTGATCCATAACCAATGAGGTCAGGCCCCCAACACAGCGGTGAAGTCAGCTCATACAACACGTACAGCGATGAGGTGCCGGTGTTTGTGGTCATTATAAGGATCGCGCTCAGCAGGTAAAGCCACAGCCTGCTTCTTTGGAATCTTCCTCCCTGGCCACTGACACTGCCTCCTCTTGAGAGGAGTCGCCAACAGGCTTTATAGTTGTCAATGCTGAAGAGCTTCGCACTTTTGTCTGGCACGATAGATTCACAGACGAAGAGGTACATATACAGTATTGAGGTCAGGTGGACGGCTAGCGTAAACCAATAAGGGTAAAGGTATCTAAACAAGGGAATAAAGATGCATGGGTAGTGATTCAATCATGTAAACACTTGACAAGAACGTACAATCACAAAAATGACGTACCCCTGCGCTTTCAGCCATTCCCCTCCAATGATGCTTGCTACCATCCCTGAAATCCCCAGACAAGCTTCCAAGATAATGAGTCTTAAAGTGAGTGACTTTTCATCAATGTTAACAGCCACGTATGAATAGGAGATAGCCATGAGTATGTTGGAGTCACCAAAAAGTCCGCTGATTACCTTACCAATCACAAAGTAGAACACAGGTAATCTCAGGTAGATCACCAATATATAAAGTAATGCTTGGAGTGTGAAGCCAAGACTGCAGAGGAGAAGCACAGGTCTCCGACCTGCTATATCACTCCATGATCCCAGGAGGGGTACCGACAGCAGACCCACAGAAAATACCCCAAGATTCATGTATAGGTTCCAGTGGGCAGATAAGGTGTCCACCTCCTGCAAAACAGGAGCAAATATAATGAAGACAACAAAACATGAGACACAAGAAGGGAGATTCAGAAGTGGATTAAATAATTTTCATCTTTTCCTGATAAGCTAAAGATTTAACACACTGAAAAAAGCAAAAGTCCTTCAGAATAATTGACTATTGTGGCGGACACCTAGGGgcgtatctcacacccaggtgaatATGGGGTGAGGGGTGTAGTTAGCCCCGGTTAGTCAATGCACTGCTCGATGCGCCTCCGGTTAGTGGTTGGTGGTTGATAAATAAAGACGTCAAAACCATTTGCTCTGTCCAAGTCGTTCCTTGTCCTGCCACACTATATCTTTTTCCTAACAGGAATTTTTAACCCTAATGATAAGCCTTAGGAAAACCTTGAATATTGTATCGCATTATTCCCAAACACCTTGTCagtcttttaaaaatgcttCAAACTAAAAAGTCTGTATCAAGCTCTTCAGACTTCTTGTAAATTAGAGGTAATGACACATATACACCTCATACGTTGTCTCCCATTTAAATGGTGCATTTTAAAAATCCTGAGTAACAGGGCCATATGTTCTTCAAACCTGTTCTGTGATTACAACATGTCTTGCAAAACTTTATAATAAACAAAACGTTTCTCCTGTCACTGTAAGCAACTACTGTAAAAAAGATAAACATAACAGTCCAATAGAAACAGAAAtcttaccttggataactatgacctggatgaatgagaatctacacagacatctaaTAAAGATGACATTTTAAATGGTTACTAAACGTAGTTTCCCCAGGTGTAATGTGTAGCCATTAGACAGGTAAAAGCTAAGTTTGACAACAGAGTACATCATTGTTTGCGGTAAGATGTTGTACCTCCTGAAGAGGATCCAAAGGCAGAGACACGTTGCTGCACCCAGACGTCTTGCTTCCGTTGTAGCCGACCTCCGCGCTGACGACTTCGTAGATGTACTGCGTGGTCAATGATGAAGTGGTTGTCACGGCGACGTTGGTGAGCAATATCAACGGCTCCACAGTGATAAACGAACACAACTTGTAAGGCGGTGGTTTGAAGCAGGCGGTCTTTGTTGCATTGTTGGTGCCATCAGTCCTCGCGTCGTCGTCGCCTGTCGGCGCAGGAGTCTCGCTGCTGAGGATGCTCGCCCTGTCCGACTCGTTCATGTCGACCAGCTGCTAAAAAGATAAAGGATATAAAAGAGAAGGATAACAGGGTGTTTTTGCTCCCCTTCTGAACACACAAATCAATGGAAGCCCCGCGGGACACACCGAGAGCAATAGGCGTGGGTCTCCGTCTGTTGGATCCGATATTTTCAAAGTTACAGAAGTGTTTGCGCTCATGCCCATGTGTCGCATATTCGGGCCATGAGCGCACGCTTCAGGAGGATATGCTAAGAAGTACCGGtaagtgtttcttttttgtagTTAAATACACGGCAAAATACATATGATGGTGATACAATGACAATATTGTCCTTCATATTTATACTGAATATTTACTTTTTCTTAGAAATTTGCCAGAAACTTTATTGAGGAGTTGTTAAGAGACATTATGTTGTTTATTGTACTGAGTTATGATGTGTAATTTTCAGTTATAGTTTTGTTGACTAGGAACTGACATTGTCATCTGCTTTCTGAATTTGGGTCACTTGAACTTCgtcgtttttttttcttgttccgTTCCCGATGATCTCACAGGAAGACGTGTATGGTTCTTGTAAGTCTCAAATAAATATTCCCGGTTAGGTAAAAGACTTTTTCTTGTCCCAGAGAGGATTCTTTTTTCGGGTTCAGCGcaggaaaagctgcaaaaactTAACAGGAGTATTTTCACTGTCAGACAAAGCAAAGACACACTTCTAAGCATGCAGCCACATATGAAAAGGAGGCAGCTAGTACCACACTGGTGTCACCTAAGAGTCTGCTAATTATCTTGGCCAATGCACCAAAGACCATAGGCAACTTTAGGTACAGTACTAAAAGATAAACCACAGCCTGCAGGGCCAGGCCCAGATTGAAGATGAGAAGCACGGGTCGGTGACCTGCTACATCGCTCCATGATCCCAGGAGAGGCTCCACCAGCAGGCCTATAGATATGTTCATTAAATTAATGATTGATGCTGAGGTCTACTGTGCTGTTATGGATTGTACCTCCTACAAAAAATGGTAGTTAAAATCAGAGAGAACCTGTTCTAAATTATTCATCAtggtaaatgtaatatttttggGTatgcttttaaaacatttgcaCACCCTGGAGGTTAAGGTAGGGGTAAACTACTTTGCACAACTTTTAGCTTAAAAGTTTTACTGCTTTTCTGAACAAAAAGCTGGAATGCAAGTAGTCAGCGGGTGTTTGCTATTCACGAGGCCTTAAATCTTCTTCTAAGActttactcctcctcctctttgaacTGGCATACATTTTCTGGAATCAATATACTGAAATAGTCGATCAATAGAGACCAAACCAGGGTTTGAGTCTAGTATTCTTTCAGTGCACATACTTCTATTTAGAGAATCGTTAAGTACCCTGAAGGAGTGCCTATGCTTGTTCTTTTTATCCAGACTTTTTCCTGCTGAAAATGGTCGTCTGTATCTCAGCATATTCTATTCCTACTCCTACTACAATAACTAGaaccatgttttttttaaatttttaaatcaGTTGAAATTACAAACAATCCTACAGCACTCATTTTCATTGGTGTTCATTAGCTGAAGCAATGGCCATTTACACCCTATAATCAATTACCAATGTAAGAAAATACATGTTCTTATGTTACATGGTTGTTATACATTTTCATCAGTTTCAACACTGATTTTGTAGTTTAACAAATCAATAGAggataaatttaaaaaatgccaCTATTACCAAATTTATTTAACGTTATAATGTTGTTTGGTGACTAGTCTAGTTTTCTATAATTATAAATGATAATTTCTATAATTTAGTGAGTCTTGACAAACATTAAGGTCTTGGATCTGATAACTATTTTGACAAACGAGTCATTAATCTTTGTGTTAGGTCTGGGTTTTCTcctggacccgaaagcaggcaaaacgcagtgggTGTAATGtccaaaacaaaatatttatttaaagatcAATTCAACAGGCCTCCTAAACCGCAGGGGAAACGCTCGTCCAGCTTTGCGGGGcgcagagagctccagcgcggagcaaacacgggagtcaggtcctgcgcGTTCTTCCCTCTAGCAGGGCGGCTTGGAGACCTCAAACAAGCAGGGAGAAGCATTACAACGAGTTCTAACCAATAACGAAGAAATAGGAGTCAGCTTTTCCATGGAAAACACAATAACTCTCCGACGCTGGCAGCCAGGCGCTCCGTCCTTAGAAAGGAGGTTGATGAAGATTGCCGGCAGGTGCGTCCGCCTGCAGGGCCAGCTGTAGCAAATTACcgactcctccacgccccctgcaggaagaagcaagcaggaccacaacacacgacccggaaccctggaccccaacacttTGAAAAACTTCCACTTTTTGAAGAGGGTCGGGGGCAGAGACACGTTGCTGCACTTGGACGTCCTTCTGGAAGCGTAATATTGTTGACACGCTACCAGAGATACTGCGTGATTAGTGGGTTTAGTCATGGTCAAGCAAAAGTTGGTGAGGAACATCACCGGCTGCACTGTGACCCTCGAACCTTTTATGCCGTAAGGGGGTCGTGTGAAGCAGGTGTTGGGCACATCTGGACCGGCTTCCATTGCCTCAGTGAATGGTGGTCATGTCCGACAGTCATATTCAAACCGCCCTCTCAGGATTTGCTGTACTTCAGGTTTGACACTGTCAAATTAGAAAGCCCTGGAGCCACATACAGCCTACTTTATAAATATAAATGGCGAGGGACACATTCTTTAGGCTCTGAAACCGGTAAATGTGTTACCCTTAGTATTTTAAACAAGTTTTTTGAGCTGAGCTCCTTTCTTTACTTTTATATGCATTTAATACCACTATTTTGGAAAGGTCACCTCCTATCACATGATTGTCAATGGTGTTCCACCTTCCATTACACCCTACAAAATCCATCAGCCAAATCATAAAACTCTGGCTCATCATGACCTTGACCTCTACCATTAATCTGTCCTGTAGAGcaaaatgaacaataaaaacagacaaTCTACAGTGTCATCGGTGCAGAAGCTTTGGAAATCAAGAAAACTTGAAAAGAAGTCCTATTTTTAGTTTTAGCGCATGAATACtcaaatatagaagagaaaaataaaacctcaaaCTTGCCTATTACACAGTCTACACTGTAAGAATGTTTTCAATTCACCTTATGTTTTTTCAACAAAAATACTGTACAACTAATGTTTTTCCAATGTGTTAATTGAAAAATATAAATCAgataaagttttttttgtttttttaagtagGTTCCTCTTAAAAActctgcagcagccgcagcgCCTGCTGATGAGATGATCCACATTCACCAACAGGGAAATTTCCAACTTTTCCTTGATGTTGCAATTCTTGCTCTGTAAATGAGCTGCTAACTGGAATTAGCACAGTTGCTGGCAACAGGCTGCCAAATTGAATGTCTTTGTTCCACAGGATGGCCCTTGCATAAAGAGAGGGCATTTGGCACTGTGACTATTCCCAGTAGAAGGAAACCTTAGATTGAAATGCCATTGATCATCTGGTGACTACATCATAGGTCCCCTTCTTCACTTTTTTGGAGTTTGATGTAATTTGGGTTGATACCGTCACTGAAGATGGTCAACAATCTCCTTTATTTCAGGGATCTCTTCTCTGCTCTAAACACTGCAGGTACCTGCAATGGCACATTCAcaagttttttaaaaacattttattattattatctttaaaaTTCATACAACAATAGGAAAGCAAACGGACCCGATGATCCCACCAGGGATTAGAAGGAGAATGGCAGAACACAGGAAGGTAAAGCCATTCATGAAGTGCAGCGTAGCTGCGTAGAGGGAGTTGGAAACGCCGCTGGCgaccagaaaacacacagcCTTGACAAAGCCAACAGAAGCAAACAGAGCACCTGGGACAAAAATACCAAATGTATTTATACGTTGCAATTATGATAGTTATAATAAAGTAATTACGTCTGTATGCAGTGACACTAAATCAACACAGGTCGAAACCCTTGACCTTGTTGCTGCTGGGCCAAAGTACTACAGTGCATTGATATatgaatctttttctttttttctttctttcttcttttgtgaACGACTGACCTTGTTGTGATGGATCTGCCAGCTGGGACAGCTTTGACCTGAACACGGGGGTCATTGTCATGTGAAGCAAACTCACAGCATAACCTGGGGACGGAAATGAAGCAGCGATAGCATGAGAAAGAttattgtgtgcgtgtgaataCAACCCCATAATTTCTCAGATTACTGTCTCACCTGTGAACATGACCGCTGTGGTATTAGCAAAAGAGAAGATCAGCAGCCCGGAAATGTTGGAGACCAGACCAACAAGAACCATCCAGGACTCTACCAGACAGGGTTGCATGAGCTTCAGGCCCAGTAGACTGGTGATGTAGGCCAAGTGCTGAGCTGCTGATCCGATGCCGATGAGGGTGGGCCCCCAGCACAGCGGTGAGCTCAGCTCGTACAACACATACAGGTCAGTACTGCCGATGTGGACAGTTACCACGATGAAGAAACACAGCATGTACAGCCACAGCCTGCGTCGGTGAAACCTTCCTCTCTCGTTGCTACTGAGGCCTCCTGTCGACAGGAGGTGCCAGATGGATTTATAGTGGCGAAAGCTGAACAATCTGGCACTTGGGTCCGGCAGGACAGTCTCACCGAGGCACCAGTACACATACGCTGCCGAGGCCAGGTTACAAGCCAGGACCAACCAGAAAGGTTCTATGACCCTAAACAAAGACATGGCACCTTTAATAATAATGGTAATGATCAAAAGTCAAAGCTGTAACTGTGCACATCACTCACCCACGTGCACTTTTCCACTCCCCTCCAATGATGCCTGAGAGCATCCCTGAAATACCCAGACAAGCCTCCAGGATGGCAACCCTAAAGGTGCGGGACCTTCTATCGCTAATATCAGCCACATATGAGAAGCAGGCAGCTAGGAGCACATTATAATCACCTGAAAGCCCACAGAGCACCCTGCCCACCAGAAAGTAGCCCATGGGCAGCTTTAGGTACATCACAAATAGGTAAACCACAGCTTGGAGGGCCAGGCCCACATTGGAGAGAAGAAGGATGGGTCTTCGACCTGCTACATCACTCCATGACCCCAGGAGAGGCACCATTAGCAGGCTGAGAGAGAATCCCGCAACAGCGATGCAGAGATTCCACTGTGCTGTCATGGTCTCCACCACCTACTGAAATCAGGTTAAGCAGGCTGACATATTGGCTTAAACAAACACATGTGAAAAGGTGACATCTCAAACTTTAATACGACACTTCAGATGACATTTTGTCATCTCAGAGGGGCAATTCAGTTCGTCAGGCAAAGACAATGGTTCTCATGGcatgtaaataaatacactgctcaaaacaattagaggaacacttcgaaaacacatcagatctaaacgggggggaaatgatcttgaatacctttcctgataaaaagtaggtgatgtattagtaacaaaatgatgccacataatttgatagaaatgaaaatgatcaccctatagaggggggaaatcaaagaaacaacaaaaatgaaagtgaaaaaatgatgcagcagactggtccattttgccaaaatgtcattgtagcaactcaaaatgattctcagtagtttgtgtggcccccacgtgcttgtacgcatgcctgaccatgtcggggcatgctcctaatgagaagACGAATGGTGTcttgggggatctcctcccagatctggaccagggcatcactgagctcctggacagtctgagcatcaacctgGCAGcgccggatggacctaaacataatgtcccagacgtgttctattgggtttagttCAGGTGAACGTGgtggccagtcaatggtatgaattccttcatcctccaggaactgcctgcatactcttgccacATGAGGTCAGccattgtcgtggaccaggaggaaccctggtcccactgcaccagcgtaggttctgacaaagGGCCCAAGGATTTCATCCTGATACCTAATAGGAGTCAGGGTGTTATTATCTAAGCTGTAGAGttctgtgcgtccttccaggtATATACTttcccagaccatcactgacccaccaccaaaccggtcatgctgaatgatggtGCAGGCAacataacgttctccacggcatctccagaccccttcacgtctgtcgcatgtgctcaggttgaacctgctcccatcggtgaagagcacagggcaccagtggcgtagttgccaattctggtggtctatggcaaatgccaatcgagctctacggtgccgggcagtgagcacagggcccactacaggatgtCGGGCcatcaggccaccctcatggagcctgttcctgattgtttggtcagaaacattcacaccagtggcctgctggaggtcattttgtagggctctggcagtgctcatcctgttcctccttgcacaaaggagcagataccgatcctgtTGAGGGTTTagggaccttctacggccctgtccagctctcctggagtaactacctgtctcctgaaatctcctccatgctcttgagactgtgctgggagacacagcaaaccttgcAACGGCACGgcatatcccagaagtttgactgatggttgctatactctgattaaaaagtgttcctctaatttttttgagcagtgtaaaTACAACCATATATGgtaacaataaataacaaaagaagTCACAGAATAACCACTAAGCAGGAGTATAAAGTACTTTATTCATTCCACACACTACTGTGCCATCAGTATTTACAAGCTGATggcagagggaaggaaggatttTGCTTTGTTATAAGATAAATCCGTTTTGTCACAATACTCTCAGTGTTAGTATCAAACTTCAGTTTGGAGTCCAGTATTTAGGAATAGTTTTGGTTTCTCCCAGTTCCTCCTAAAAACACCAGTTTACATAGTCAGACTGAACCTTGAAGGAGAGACACAAAAAGAGTATCACCGCCTCTCTTCCATTTATTAAGAGCAATAAGAGCAATAATAAGTAAAATGATTAGgtaatttaaaatgaaagctTGTCTGTTAAAATATGCAGCTGCGTCCTGTCAAACAAGACGAAAAATTCCAAATTCAGTTTATAATTTCACAAATACACAATAGTTATAGCAGTAAATAATTTGGGAAGAACATACAGAATATTGAAAAGGATTAATTTATTGTCAAAGTATATCCTGAACTGCTCATGAGACTGGTTCCAGCCTCACAAAAGCCAAAGAATTATAATTATTTGCTCAGAAAGGTGAGCTCATGCTGACTGTTTGAATGCCGGATATGCTCTCACACGGCATTCAGTGTAAAAAGTAATATGGAATCGTTTACTGTTGTGATCATCCTGTATTTGTGGTCTTAAAATCGCAATGTTTGGTGAGGTAAACCACCCGGACCTGCAGTTGCAGCGGTTTTATATCGGTAGAAAACTGGTTATTCAGCTGATTTATCACTCTAATGTGGCCGACATTAGAGTGATAAATCAGCTGCTATCAAAGTTGCAAGAGATTTAAACACATTCTACCTTCTGTAGAGGGTCGGAGGAGTCGTTGCTGCACCCGGACGTCTCGGAACCGTTATAGCCGAGGTCCTGGCTGATGCGCTCCCACAGGTACTGCGTGGACAGGGGTCCGTGCAGGCCAACGGAAACCATGGTGAGGACCAAGGCCGGCTCCACGGTCACCCACCGTACGCACGTGTGACCCGGGCTCGCAGAGGAGGTGGCCGGTGCCGCAGGTAACTCGGCGGCGCCGTAAGTTTCCTTTGGCGTGCGCGATTCAAGCTGCAGGAAGGAAGTTGTGTCCGACTCGTTCATGTCGAAGCCAAGAGTGACGATCCACTGAGAGTTCCACCGGTATCTTGGGTCTCCACGTCACTCCGTCTACATTCCTTGAGACAGAAGCTGCCTTCTTCATTTCTCTAAGCTTAATTTCCTATACCCGAGGAAAAGAATTATGCTAAACAAgtgttcctgctgcttttcctgtTGAATATTAAggactttgtttaaaaaaaggagacatTTCTACGTTTAACACACACTATTTGGTTTAGGTATGAAGGTGCATTGAACTGACTATcaatccacttttttttttttttagaaatactTTTAATGTTCATTTAATCTTTTAAGCATTATTTGTCGGTTTAAAGTTGCAAATTTCCACACATCATTTAGGGGAAATAAAATAGATAGACAATGTAACGAAGTAAAGAAGAT encodes:
- the LOC130534856 gene encoding proton-coupled folate transporter-like, with amino-acid sequence MRHMGMSANTSVTLKISDPTDGDPRLLLSLVDMNESDRASILSSETPAPTGDDDARTDGTNNATKTACFKPPPYKLCSFITVEPLILLTNVAVTTTSSLTTQYIYEVVSAEVGYNGSKTSGCSNVSLPLDPLQEEVDTLSAHWNLYMNLGVFSVGLLSVPLLGSWSDIAGRRPVLLLCSLGFTLQALLYILVIYLRLPVFYFVIGKVISGLFGDSNILMAISYSYVAVNIDEKSLTLRLIILEACLGISGMVASIIGGEWLKAQGYLYPYWFTLAVHLTSILYMYLFVCESIVPDKSAKLFSIDNYKACWRLLSRGGSVSGQGGRFQRSRLWLYLLSAILIMTTNTGTSSLYVLYELTSPLCWGPDLIGYGSAVQNIAYLVSLLALKVMQSCISESSIAVMGLISTILGQVVFSVANTTALMFTGYVVSLMYIVPIAVLKSKMSKMVSPSEQGVMFSVIGFLESLLVLVSLSIFNNLYPATLSFMKGFSFLFAAIVLLIPSGIFGVLHCLDKRRDHRAF
- the LOC130535386 gene encoding proton-coupled folate transporter-like gives rise to the protein MNESDTTSFLQLESRTPKETYGAAELPAAPATSSASPGHTCVRWVTVEPALVLTMVSVGLHGPLSTQYLWERISQDLGYNGSETSGCSNDSSDPLQKVVETMTAQWNLCIAVAGFSLSLLMVPLLGSWSDVAGRRPILLLSNVGLALQAVVYLFVMYLKLPMGYFLVGRVLCGLSGDYNVLLAACFSYVADISDRRSRTFRVAILEACLGISGMLSGIIGGEWKSARGVIEPFWLVLACNLASAAYVYWCLGETVLPDPSARLFSFRHYKSIWHLLSTGGLSSNERGRFHRRRLWLYMLCFFIVVTVHIGSTDLYVLYELSSPLCWGPTLIGIGSAAQHLAYITSLLGLKLMQPCLVESWMVLVGLVSNISGLLIFSFANTTAVMFTGYAVSLLHMTMTPVFRSKLSQLADPSQQGALFASVGFVKAVCFLVASGVSNSLYAATLHFMNGFTFLCSAILLLIPGGIIGYLQCLEQRRDP